The following are encoded in a window of Epilithonimonas zeae genomic DNA:
- a CDS encoding efflux RND transporter periplasmic adaptor subunit, giving the protein MKKTLIYIIVAAVLIGLAAWKIADNKKKQETEVREVAKQVDKINVNVITVARENIDTDYSANGTFIPKQETNQSADIAGRVVSVFVKEGSRVSAGQVLATIKRDAIEVDVTQAQNNLQNAIADNQRYENAFKTGGVTKQQLDNSRLQLKNAQSALRAQGVRVNDTSVRAGISGTINKKMVEPGAVVATGTSLFEIVNINSLKLSVLVDESQVGRIQLGQEVKINVNVLPEDSFTGRITFIAPKSDASLNFPVEVEVSNNGKLKAGMYATAVFKTNHGAETQNMLTVPAEAFVNGVSSGQLFIVQNGTAKLIKVQTGKVYGDKVQILSGLNGGEQVITSGQINLDNGSKINIVK; this is encoded by the coding sequence ATGAAAAAAACTCTAATATATATCATCGTTGCGGCAGTACTGATTGGTTTGGCTGCCTGGAAAATTGCCGACAACAAGAAGAAGCAGGAAACTGAAGTAAGAGAAGTGGCGAAACAGGTTGATAAAATCAATGTTAACGTAATCACAGTTGCAAGAGAGAATATCGATACAGATTATTCGGCAAACGGAACTTTTATTCCTAAACAAGAAACCAATCAGTCTGCCGATATTGCCGGCAGAGTAGTCAGTGTTTTTGTTAAAGAAGGTTCCAGAGTTTCTGCCGGACAAGTTTTGGCAACCATCAAAAGAGATGCAATCGAAGTGGATGTGACTCAGGCGCAAAATAATTTACAAAATGCAATTGCTGATAACCAACGTTATGAAAATGCCTTCAAAACTGGAGGTGTTACGAAACAACAGCTTGACAACTCAAGATTACAGCTTAAGAATGCTCAGTCTGCGTTGAGAGCTCAGGGTGTAAGAGTAAATGATACAAGTGTTCGTGCAGGAATCAGCGGAACCATCAATAAAAAAATGGTGGAGCCGGGAGCTGTTGTTGCAACAGGAACTTCATTGTTCGAAATTGTTAATATCAATTCATTGAAATTATCGGTTTTGGTTGACGAAAGCCAAGTTGGAAGAATCCAATTAGGTCAGGAAGTTAAGATTAATGTTAATGTTTTACCGGAAGATTCTTTCACCGGTAGAATTACTTTCATTGCTCCAAAAAGTGATGCTTCTTTGAATTTCCCTGTTGAAGTAGAAGTTTCCAATAACGGTAAACTGAAAGCCGGTATGTACGCAACAGCTGTTTTCAAAACCAATCACGGTGCAGAAACTCAGAATATGCTGACTGTTCCTGCAGAAGCTTTCGTAAACGGCGTGAGTTCAGGCCAATTGTTTATCGTTCAAAACGGAACAGCCAAATTAATTAAAGTTCAAACCGGAAAAGTTTATGGTGATAAAGTTCAAATCCTAAGCGGACTAAATGGTGGTGAACAAGTCATTACAAGTGGACAAATCAATTTGGACAACGGTTCAAAAATCAATATCGTAAAGTAA
- a CDS encoding TolC family protein, which yields MIKWRKLALGILTVTGSLLYSQQSITLKQAIEYALQNKSDALKAKLDISDADAKILEARAGALPKVNGTANLTYNPIIQEVSLAGQTFKMGQPWVAVAGVQVTQALFNQQVFVGLKAAKSTKEFYQLNADLTDEQIIERVSNAYFQVFTAQEKKSTLESSFTSTEKVRNVIKSLFENGLSKKIDLDRTNVNLTNIETNIKQSNNGIAQAENALKFYMGMPIETKIQLVQEDMEVTPHLLEDMISTDSRTEVKVLLKNKELLEYQKKATEAAYYPTVNLTANYNWQGMGEKFPLTNGSSQGVMWSDYSAITLGVNIPIFNGFATKAKVQQNQIEIDKLEADLKDTKLGLDQAYQNAKSQIENSLTSIENQKANVELAESVLADTKSNYQYGLATLTDLLDAENSLVQAKNNYTTAVLDYKIAEVQYYKSKGELKTYLK from the coding sequence ATGATAAAGTGGAGAAAATTGGCTTTAGGCATTTTGACTGTTACAGGATCATTGCTGTATTCTCAACAGTCTATTACGCTGAAGCAAGCCATAGAATACGCTTTGCAGAACAAGTCTGATGCGTTGAAAGCAAAGTTGGATATTAGTGATGCGGATGCAAAAATTTTAGAAGCCAGAGCGGGAGCACTTCCAAAAGTTAATGGAACGGCTAACCTTACATATAACCCGATTATCCAAGAGGTTTCTCTTGCTGGTCAAACTTTTAAAATGGGACAACCTTGGGTTGCTGTTGCTGGAGTTCAGGTAACTCAGGCACTTTTCAATCAGCAGGTATTTGTAGGCTTGAAAGCGGCAAAATCAACTAAAGAATTCTATCAGCTGAATGCAGATCTTACAGATGAGCAGATTATCGAGAGAGTTTCTAATGCTTATTTCCAAGTTTTTACGGCTCAGGAAAAGAAAAGTACTCTGGAAAGTAGTTTCACAAGCACAGAAAAAGTAAGAAATGTGATTAAGAGCTTGTTTGAAAATGGTTTATCGAAAAAAATTGATTTGGATAGAACTAATGTTAATTTGACGAACATAGAAACTAACATCAAACAAAGCAATAACGGTATTGCTCAAGCAGAAAATGCGCTTAAGTTTTATATGGGAATGCCAATTGAAACCAAAATCCAGTTGGTACAGGAGGATATGGAAGTAACGCCGCATCTTTTGGAAGATATGATAAGTACAGACAGCAGAACAGAAGTAAAAGTTCTATTAAAGAACAAAGAACTTCTTGAATATCAGAAGAAAGCTACAGAAGCGGCTTATTATCCAACTGTTAATTTAACAGCAAATTATAACTGGCAAGGTATGGGAGAAAAATTTCCATTAACAAATGGAAGTTCTCAAGGTGTTATGTGGTCAGATTATTCAGCAATTACTTTAGGAGTTAATATTCCAATTTTTAATGGATTTGCCACAAAAGCGAAGGTTCAACAAAATCAAATCGAAATTGATAAACTGGAAGCTGATCTGAAAGATACGAAACTAGGATTAGACCAAGCATATCAAAATGCTAAATCTCAAATTGAAAATAGCTTAACATCTATCGAGAACCAAAAAGCCAATGTTGAATTAGCAGAAAGTGTTTTAGCAGATACAAAAAGCAACTACCAATACGGTTTAGCAACATTGACAGATTTGTTAGATGCAGAAAACTCTTTGGTTCAGGCTAAAAATAATTACACTACTGCAGTTCTTGATTACAAAATCGCTGAGGTACAATATTATAAATCAAAAGGAGAACTTAAAACTTATTTAAAATAA
- a CDS encoding TetR/AcrR family transcriptional regulator produces MSKQEKKDQTQELIKETTKNLFFVKGKFDATTQEIADEAGVNRTLINYYFRSRDNLVQIVFDEAHKVEKEKSEVIMRSDMLFKSKIAQFIDESLQTSLQYPYLETYIVSQINKGSCHKRDVDEDDLKNFYKDIEKEMELGNIEKMEPMQFILNMISLLVFPSAVRPLIMENMMIDDKEFDRLISQRKDIILNILFKN; encoded by the coding sequence ATGTCAAAACAAGAAAAAAAAGACCAAACACAAGAGTTGATCAAAGAAACTACAAAGAATCTGTTCTTTGTTAAAGGGAAATTTGATGCTACAACTCAAGAGATTGCGGACGAAGCAGGTGTTAACAGAACGCTGATTAACTACTATTTTCGGTCAAGAGATAATCTGGTACAGATTGTTTTTGATGAAGCGCACAAAGTGGAAAAAGAAAAATCAGAAGTCATAATGAGATCTGATATGCTTTTTAAAAGTAAAATTGCCCAGTTTATTGATGAGAGTTTACAGACCAGTCTGCAATATCCTTATCTGGAAACCTATATTGTTTCACAAATTAACAAAGGAAGTTGTCATAAGAGAGATGTGGATGAAGATGACTTAAAAAACTTCTACAAAGACATAGAAAAAGAAATGGAGCTGGGAAATATTGAAAAAATGGAACCCATGCAGTTTATCTTGAACATGATTTCTCTGTTGGTATTTCCAAGCGCTGTGAGACCCCTTATTATGGAAAATATGATGATTGATGATAAAGAATTTGACCGATTGATCTCTCAAAGAAAAGACATCATCCTAAATATACTTTTTAAGAATTAA
- a CDS encoding RsmB/NOP family class I SAM-dependent RNA methyltransferase, producing the protein MELIHRNLLIGIHDSLQETFFEDRKYADKVIERLLKSHRKWGSEDRKVVSEIFYNIIRWKKRLEYYMGEGVKPTNVYKMIIAYLLWSKTHYKKFEEFDGIKVADILTKLKKGTVPTKAIEYSIPDWLAETLEKELGKNWEREMLALNEQAPTVLRTNSLKTTPRELIADLNDENVEAFTIKNYPDAVQLAEKKNVFLTSAFKDGLFEVQDASSQKIGELLDVKEGMRVVDACAGAGGKTLHLAALMKNKGQIIALDIYEWKLAELKRRAKRAGAHNIETRVISDNKVIKRLHEKADRLLIDAPCSGLGVLKRNPDSKWKIDQDFIDRIKGEQQQILQDYSKILKKGGQMIYATCSILPSENNEQVKTFLSNNPDFSLIKDEKIMPSEGYDGFYMALIKRNG; encoded by the coding sequence ATGGAACTAATACATCGTAACCTCTTAATCGGGATTCATGATTCTCTACAGGAAACATTTTTTGAAGACAGAAAATATGCTGACAAAGTCATAGAAAGACTTCTGAAATCTCACAGAAAATGGGGCAGCGAAGACAGAAAAGTTGTTTCTGAAATCTTCTATAATATCATCCGTTGGAAAAAACGTCTGGAATATTATATGGGCGAAGGTGTAAAACCTACAAACGTCTACAAAATGATTATTGCTTATCTTCTTTGGAGCAAAACGCATTATAAAAAGTTCGAAGAGTTTGACGGAATCAAAGTTGCGGATATCTTAACGAAACTGAAAAAAGGAACAGTTCCCACAAAAGCTATAGAATATTCGATTCCGGATTGGTTAGCCGAAACTCTTGAAAAAGAACTAGGCAAAAACTGGGAAAGAGAAATGCTGGCTCTTAATGAGCAAGCTCCGACTGTTTTGCGAACCAATTCTCTTAAAACAACACCAAGAGAACTGATTGCTGATTTGAATGACGAAAATGTTGAAGCTTTCACAATCAAGAATTATCCGGATGCTGTACAATTAGCTGAAAAGAAAAATGTGTTTTTAACTTCTGCCTTCAAAGATGGATTGTTCGAGGTTCAGGATGCAAGTTCTCAAAAAATTGGAGAATTATTAGATGTAAAAGAAGGAATGCGTGTTGTAGATGCTTGTGCTGGTGCTGGTGGAAAAACTCTGCACTTAGCAGCATTGATGAAAAACAAAGGTCAAATTATTGCCCTTGACATCTACGAATGGAAATTGGCAGAATTGAAAAGACGTGCGAAAAGAGCCGGAGCTCACAATATAGAAACCAGAGTGATTTCTGATAATAAAGTCATCAAAAGACTTCACGAAAAAGCGGACAGATTATTGATTGATGCACCTTGTTCTGGTCTTGGAGTTTTAAAAAGAAATCCTGATTCTAAATGGAAAATAGACCAAGATTTTATTGATAGGATCAAAGGTGAGCAGCAGCAAATCCTGCAGGATTATTCTAAGATTTTGAAAAAAGGCGGTCAAATGATTTATGCGACTTGCTCTATTCTGCCTTCAGAAAATAATGAGCAGGTAAAAACTTTTTTAAGCAATAATCCAGATTTTTCTTTGATTAAAGATGAAAAAATAATGCCTAGCGAAGGTTATGACGGATTTTATATGGCGCTTATCAAGCGTAATGGATAA
- a CDS encoding NAD(P)/FAD-dependent oxidoreductase, whose product MFETDIIIIGAGPTGLFTVFEAGLLKLRCHLIDALPQPGGQLTELYPKKPIFDIPGFPSVDAGVLVDNLMEQIKQFEPQFSLAQKAVSYEKTEEGDFIVTTSRGVKVKGKAIAIAGGLGSFDPRKPELENIDKFEEKGVEYFVREPEMFRNKKIVIAGGGDSALDWSVFLADVASSVTLIHRRNEFRGALDSVEKVTELKHQGKINLITPAEVTGLIGEETLSAIEIEKAGEKSIIETDYLIPLFGLTPKLGPLSDWGLEIEKNAIKVNNALDYQTNVEGIYAIGDINTYPGKLKLILCGFHEATLMVQSVYNRLNPGKKFVLKYTTVSGVDGFDGTRKEAEKAVVKSID is encoded by the coding sequence ATGTTTGAAACAGATATCATTATAATAGGTGCTGGTCCAACCGGACTTTTTACCGTTTTCGAAGCTGGATTATTGAAACTAAGATGCCATTTGATAGACGCTCTTCCACAACCAGGTGGACAATTGACAGAACTTTATCCTAAAAAACCAATCTTTGATATTCCAGGATTTCCAAGTGTTGATGCTGGTGTTTTAGTTGATAATTTGATGGAACAGATCAAGCAATTCGAGCCTCAATTTTCATTGGCACAAAAAGCAGTGAGCTATGAGAAAACAGAAGAAGGTGATTTCATCGTAACAACAAGCAGGGGCGTAAAAGTAAAAGGTAAAGCCATTGCGATTGCCGGAGGTTTGGGAAGTTTTGACCCTAGAAAACCAGAATTAGAAAACATCGATAAGTTTGAAGAAAAAGGGGTTGAATATTTCGTAAGAGAACCGGAAATGTTCCGTAACAAAAAAATCGTGATTGCCGGCGGGGGAGATTCTGCTTTGGATTGGTCCGTTTTCTTGGCAGATGTAGCTTCTTCAGTCACTTTGATTCACAGAAGAAATGAGTTCCGTGGCGCTTTGGATTCTGTAGAAAAAGTAACGGAGTTGAAACATCAGGGAAAAATCAACCTGATTACACCAGCAGAAGTTACAGGGTTGATTGGTGAAGAAACTTTATCTGCAATCGAAATCGAGAAAGCCGGAGAGAAATCAATTATCGAAACCGATTATTTGATTCCACTATTTGGATTGACGCCTAAATTGGGACCTTTATCAGATTGGGGATTAGAAATCGAGAAAAATGCCATCAAAGTAAATAATGCTTTAGATTACCAAACCAATGTTGAAGGGATCTATGCCATTGGCGACATCAATACTTATCCTGGAAAACTGAAGTTAATTCTTTGTGGCTTCCACGAAGCAACTTTGATGGTTCAAAGTGTTTACAACAGATTGAATCCAGGAAAAAAATTTGTTCTGAAATATACAACTGTAAGCGGTGTTGACGGTTTCGATGGAACCAGAAAAGAAGCTGAAAAAGCAGTTGTAAAATCTATTGATTAA
- a CDS encoding 2Fe-2S iron-sulfur cluster-binding protein, with protein MSDVNITIIDRNGVSHTIPAPTDMAMSLMEVVRVYELAEEGTIGICGGMAMCASCQCYVLSEDIPLPEMLPDEDAMLAEAFNVKPNSRLGCQIPVTPELEGLIIELAPEY; from the coding sequence ATGTCAGACGTTAATATTACAATCATAGACAGAAACGGCGTTTCTCACACAATTCCTGCACCAACAGATATGGCGATGAGCTTAATGGAAGTTGTCCGTGTGTACGAATTAGCTGAAGAAGGAACTATCGGAATCTGCGGCGGAATGGCGATGTGCGCCTCTTGCCAATGTTATGTTTTGAGTGAGGATATTCCTCTTCCGGAAATGTTACCGGATGAAGACGCAATGCTTGCAGAAGCTTTCAATGTAAAACCTAACAGCAGATTAGGTTGTCAAATTCCAGTAACTCCAGAATTGGAAGGACTAATTATTGAACTTGCTCCGGAATATTAA
- a CDS encoding M20/M25/M40 family metallo-hydrolase, whose product MKLKLLSIFSLVLFNQAFAQSDKFYATTDSENAKELKEKFPEEIEIVGATGHQSAVFLTKKAAEFLHHNVITHGPGYVYKTSKEEALSAINKAKKSNKILAFTIDQDAAVNSAIAKVSADNIKAHIQVLENYGTRHHSTVKAQTAVQDLKAKWEGLIATSGRTDVSVRIVNHVGTPMPSLVFTINGTTAPNDFIIVGAHMDSITNNVNNAPGADDDASGIATITEMIRVLLDVNYKPSKTVEFMAFAAEEIGLVGSSEIAQDYASNNKNVVSFVQFDMTNYKGSTKDVYLTTDPYNSNDLNLFLIELMEHYNKTGTHAFTYGNTICNYGCSDHFSWAENGYDAAFPFEASFSQYNPSIHTTNDKLSNMGNSATHAAKFAKLGLEFIIETAKGSVLAVSDVANNSVNIFVKDKFLNYQLGKEIVESVVIVDTSGRQLLESKNLLSFGKIDLNKINNGFYLAVFKTMSGKVVTKKFILE is encoded by the coding sequence ATGAAATTAAAATTACTTTCTATATTTTCTCTTGTTTTGTTCAATCAGGCTTTTGCTCAGTCGGATAAATTCTATGCTACAACAGACTCAGAAAATGCAAAAGAACTCAAGGAAAAATTCCCTGAAGAAATTGAAATAGTTGGTGCTACAGGCCATCAATCTGCTGTTTTCCTAACTAAAAAAGCGGCTGAATTTCTTCATCACAATGTGATTACACACGGTCCTGGTTATGTTTACAAAACTTCGAAGGAAGAAGCGTTATCAGCAATCAACAAGGCCAAAAAATCGAATAAAATTTTAGCATTTACGATTGACCAAGATGCTGCTGTAAATTCTGCTATTGCAAAAGTAAGCGCTGATAATATCAAAGCTCATATTCAGGTTTTGGAAAATTATGGCACGCGTCATCACAGCACGGTAAAAGCTCAAACGGCTGTTCAGGATTTGAAAGCGAAATGGGAAGGTTTGATTGCGACTTCCGGAAGAACAGATGTTTCTGTAAGAATTGTAAATCATGTTGGAACGCCAATGCCTTCTTTGGTTTTTACAATCAATGGAACAACTGCGCCTAATGATTTTATCATTGTTGGAGCGCATATGGATTCTATTACTAACAATGTGAATAATGCGCCGGGAGCGGATGATGATGCTTCTGGAATTGCAACTATTACTGAAATGATTAGAGTTCTTTTGGACGTCAATTATAAACCATCAAAAACGGTTGAATTTATGGCGTTTGCAGCAGAAGAAATCGGTTTGGTTGGTTCGTCCGAGATTGCTCAGGATTATGCAAGTAATAATAAAAATGTAGTTTCTTTTGTTCAGTTTGATATGACGAATTATAAAGGTTCTACGAAAGATGTTTATTTAACAACCGACCCATATAACAGTAATGACCTCAATTTATTTTTGATTGAATTAATGGAGCATTACAACAAAACTGGAACGCACGCTTTCACTTACGGAAATACGATTTGTAACTATGGCTGTTCTGACCATTTTAGTTGGGCAGAAAATGGTTATGATGCGGCTTTTCCTTTCGAAGCTTCTTTTTCGCAATACAATCCAAGTATCCATACTACTAATGATAAATTGTCTAATATGGGGAACAGTGCAACACACGCTGCGAAATTTGCAAAACTCGGTTTGGAGTTCATTATAGAAACGGCAAAAGGTTCTGTATTGGCTGTTTCTGATGTTGCCAATAATTCGGTTAATATTTTTGTAAAAGACAAATTTCTGAATTATCAATTAGGAAAAGAAATCGTAGAATCTGTAGTAATTGTTGATACAAGCGGAAGACAATTATTAGAATCTAAAAATCTTCTCTCTTTTGGGAAAATCGATTTGAATAAAATCAATAATGGTTTTTACTTAGCGGTTTTCAAAACTATGTCAGGAAAGGTTGTTACCAAGAAATTTATTTTAGAATAA
- a CDS encoding lipocalin family protein, with amino-acid sequence MKKSLIKLAIPVSLGVLGIFILNSCSAGIPEKATAIQNFDSEKYLGKWYEIARFDYRFEKNMNQVTATYSKNADGTIKVENKGYDYVKNEWKQSTGEAKFVNSENEARLKVSFFKPFWAGYNVVDLDDDYKYALVAGKNLDYLWILSREKTIPENIKTQFLEKARAIGYETSQLIWVEQK; translated from the coding sequence ATGAAAAAATCATTAATAAAATTAGCAATACCAGTTTCATTAGGTGTTTTAGGAATTTTCATTCTCAATTCTTGTTCTGCCGGAATCCCAGAAAAAGCTACAGCCATTCAAAATTTTGATTCTGAGAAATATCTTGGAAAATGGTATGAGATTGCAAGATTCGACTATAGATTTGAGAAAAATATGAATCAGGTGACAGCGACTTATTCTAAAAATGCAGATGGAACTATCAAAGTTGAAAACAAAGGTTACGATTACGTAAAGAACGAATGGAAACAAAGCACAGGTGAAGCTAAATTCGTCAATTCTGAGAACGAAGCTAGACTGAAAGTGTCTTTTTTCAAACCTTTTTGGGCGGGTTACAATGTGGTTGATTTGGATGATGATTACAAATATGCTTTGGTTGCAGGAAAGAATCTGGATTACTTGTGGATTCTGTCTCGCGAAAAAACGATTCCTGAAAATATCAAAACTCAATTTTTGGAAAAAGCAAGAGCTATTGGTTATGAAACTTCTCAATTGATTTGGGTGGAACAGAAGTAG
- a CDS encoding DnaJ C-terminal domain-containing protein: MAFIDYYKILGLEKNATADDIKKAYRKLARKYHPDMNPTDKEAEKKFKEINEANEVLSNPENRAKYDKYGEHWKHGEEYERAQQQQRQQQQYSGNFAGGGFSGADFGEGEDFSDFFQSMFGGGDRFGRSSRGSASGKFKGQDVSAELTLGLKDAAKTHQQIFDINGKKVRITIPSGVYNGQQIKLKGHGNPGVNGGPNGDLYITFNITEDKDFKREGDNLRTSLDIDLYTAVLGGDVTIQTLDGSVSLKVKPETQNGTTVRLKGKGFPVYKKEGEFGDLYVTYNIKIPTNLTEKQKELFQQLKNS; the protein is encoded by the coding sequence ATGGCATTTATAGACTATTATAAAATTCTTGGACTTGAAAAAAATGCGACTGCGGACGACATCAAAAAAGCCTACAGAAAGCTAGCGCGGAAATATCACCCGGATATGAATCCGACTGACAAGGAAGCCGAAAAAAAATTCAAGGAAATCAATGAAGCGAATGAGGTGCTAAGCAATCCGGAAAATCGCGCTAAGTACGACAAATATGGTGAACATTGGAAACATGGTGAGGAATATGAGCGTGCACAGCAACAGCAGAGACAGCAACAGCAATATTCCGGAAATTTTGCCGGCGGCGGATTTTCAGGAGCGGATTTTGGCGAAGGCGAAGATTTTTCAGATTTTTTCCAATCGATGTTCGGTGGCGGCGACCGTTTTGGTAGAAGCTCAAGAGGTAGTGCGAGCGGAAAATTTAAAGGTCAGGATGTTTCGGCAGAGTTGACACTTGGTTTGAAAGACGCAGCCAAAACACATCAGCAAATTTTCGACATTAATGGCAAAAAGGTACGCATAACGATTCCGTCCGGTGTCTACAACGGACAGCAAATCAAGCTTAAAGGTCACGGCAATCCCGGCGTTAATGGCGGTCCGAATGGCGACCTATATATCACATTCAACATTACGGAAGACAAAGATTTCAAACGGGAAGGCGATAATCTCAGAACTTCTCTAGATATTGATCTATACACAGCCGTTTTGGGTGGCGATGTCACGATACAAACACTTGACGGCTCTGTCAGTCTGAAAGTAAAACCAGAAACACAAAACGGCACAACCGTAAGACTGAAAGGCAAAGGTTTTCCGGTTTACAAAAAAGAAGGTGAATTTGGTGATTTATATGTTACTTACAATATAAAAATCCCGACCAATCTTACAGAAAAACAGAAAGAACTGTTTCAACAACTCAAAAATTCATAG
- a CDS encoding chaperone modulator CbpM, with translation MNERISIEEIIRLYKIDYSFLDQLIDSELLHPETENSLRYIIYEELPHLERFANWHYDLEVNLPGIEIIHKLLNQMEELRNENRKLLQNVTRFETWEDADF, from the coding sequence ATGAACGAAAGAATCTCCATAGAAGAAATCATACGTCTCTATAAAATTGATTATAGTTTTCTGGATCAGCTCATCGATTCGGAATTGCTGCATCCAGAGACAGAGAATAGTTTACGCTACATTATTTACGAGGAATTACCGCATCTGGAACGTTTTGCAAACTGGCATTACGATCTGGAAGTGAATCTGCCCGGAATCGAAATCATTCATAAACTTCTGAATCAAATGGAAGAGCTGAGAAATGAAAACCGAAAGCTACTACAGAATGTTACAAGATTCGAAACGTGGGAAGATGCAGATTTTTAG
- a CDS encoding YpdA family putative bacillithiol disulfide reductase: MELYDVLIVGGGPIGLASALEAKKNKLKYIVIEKGTVANSLYNYPLYMTFFSTADRLEIDEIPFITTKAKPGRQDALEYYQGIARAKGINIRPYEKVINIQKSTFFQVETSKQIYFAKNVIIATGFYDIPNMMNIPGEDLPKVRHYYTEPYPYAFQNVVVIGSSNSSVDAALEIYRKGGNVTMIIRNQEISKSVKYWVKPDIENRIKEGSIKAFFGAELLEIKPHSAVFKTSKGEIKEIENDFVLAMTGYLPDFEFLRNIGINLKGDCLNPHYDKETMESNVKGIYLAGVVCGGKDTHLWFIENSRIHAKQIVQDIVSKNN; the protein is encoded by the coding sequence ATGGAGTTATACGATGTTCTTATTGTTGGCGGTGGTCCAATTGGTCTAGCGAGCGCTTTGGAAGCAAAAAAAAATAAACTGAAATATATCGTTATCGAAAAAGGAACGGTGGCGAATAGTCTTTACAATTATCCGTTGTATATGACGTTTTTTTCAACAGCCGACCGATTGGAAATTGACGAAATCCCCTTCATTACAACCAAAGCGAAACCTGGCAGACAGGACGCTCTTGAATATTATCAGGGAATTGCACGAGCAAAAGGAATCAACATCCGACCTTATGAAAAGGTGATTAATATTCAGAAATCTACTTTTTTCCAAGTAGAAACCAGCAAGCAGATTTATTTTGCAAAGAATGTGATTATTGCGACTGGTTTTTATGATATTCCGAATATGATGAATATTCCTGGGGAAGATCTGCCGAAAGTAAGGCATTATTACACTGAACCTTATCCTTATGCTTTTCAGAATGTTGTGGTGATTGGTTCCAGCAATTCTTCTGTAGATGCAGCTTTGGAAATTTATAGAAAAGGAGGCAACGTAACGATGATTATCCGTAATCAGGAGATTTCTAAAAGTGTAAAATATTGGGTAAAGCCAGACATCGAAAACCGAATTAAAGAAGGAAGTATCAAAGCTTTTTTTGGTGCAGAACTTTTGGAAATCAAACCACATTCTGCAGTTTTCAAAACCAGTAAAGGAGAAATCAAGGAAATTGAAAATGATTTCGTTCTGGCAATGACAGGTTATCTACCCGACTTTGAATTCCTTAGAAATATTGGAATCAATTTGAAAGGCGATTGTCTTAATCCTCATTACGACAAAGAAACGATGGAAAGTAATGTGAAAGGAATTTATCTCGCTGGTGTAGTTTGCGGTGGAAAAGACACCCATCTTTGGTTTATAGAGAATTCCAGAATTCACGCAAAACAAATCGTTCAGGATATTGTTTCGAAGAATAATTAA